A window of Longispora fulva contains these coding sequences:
- a CDS encoding lytic transglycosylase domain-containing protein yields MRGLVLGVLMVLTVSGCGGGAAPKPVSAPEATAVAPSPSASPSEEHTTAAMAAAPTPSPSKSAAPKPKPAQVKPSYQAPTAPVPTPPAPPPHTPGSDCRHYEGTNADRPAVKAALTAAAGREYWQSVHFTVPLTLMKAIAWQESGWQSAIIACDGGMGTMQLMPGTVDWMNLKFNDAPEDPKTLKGNTVLGAEYLSWLIRYFGDTYFDHTYDLANENLLDVVIAAYNVGHAGVQDEATHTIKIPNQQYVNNVRALMTNCECLKF; encoded by the coding sequence ATGCGCGGGCTCGTGCTGGGTGTGCTGATGGTGCTGACGGTGTCCGGGTGCGGGGGAGGTGCGGCCCCGAAACCGGTCTCGGCCCCGGAGGCGACCGCCGTGGCCCCCTCTCCGTCGGCGAGCCCGAGTGAGGAGCACACGACGGCGGCGATGGCCGCGGCCCCGACCCCGTCGCCGTCGAAGTCCGCGGCCCCGAAGCCGAAGCCGGCCCAGGTCAAGCCGAGCTACCAGGCGCCGACCGCCCCGGTGCCCACCCCGCCGGCCCCGCCGCCGCACACCCCGGGCAGCGACTGCCGGCACTACGAGGGCACGAACGCCGACCGGCCGGCCGTGAAGGCGGCGTTGACGGCGGCCGCTGGCCGGGAGTACTGGCAGTCGGTGCACTTCACCGTTCCGCTGACCCTGATGAAGGCCATCGCGTGGCAGGAGTCGGGCTGGCAGTCGGCGATCATCGCGTGCGACGGCGGCATGGGCACGATGCAGTTGATGCCGGGCACGGTGGACTGGATGAACCTGAAGTTCAACGACGCGCCGGAGGACCCCAAGACGCTGAAGGGGAACACGGTGTTGGGCGCGGAGTACCTGTCGTGGCTGATCCGGTATTTCGGGGACACCTACTTCGACCACACCTACGACCTGGCGAACGAGAACCTCCTCGACGTGGTGATCGCCGCCTACAACGTGGGCCACGCCGGGGTGCAGGACGAGGCCACGCACACGATCAAAATCCCGAACCAGCAGTACGTGAACAACGTTCGGGCTCTGATGACCAACTGCGAGTGCCTGAAGTTCTGA
- a CDS encoding spermidine synthase: MHPLTMPVDLGEAEFVPDPRRRAGWTLLVDGVAQSYVDLDDPGHLEFEYMRRVAAIVAVAGPAGAPLRVLHLGGGGLTLPRYVAATRPGSTQRVVERDGTLLEAVRRILPLAAEVEFRVADAREVVESSADGWYDLVVADVYRGAQMPASVASLEFARQVARVLRPGGLYAVNVTDLPPLLFSRRQAATLRAAFADVCVVGEPGMLRGRRFGNVVFAASTAPGGVPVGRLAARVVRDRPPGRVVHGDPLDTFVSGAQPWHEQT; this comes from the coding sequence ATGCACCCCTTGACGATGCCGGTGGACCTCGGCGAGGCCGAGTTCGTGCCGGACCCGCGCCGCCGGGCCGGCTGGACGCTGCTCGTCGACGGGGTCGCGCAGTCCTACGTCGATCTGGACGATCCAGGACATCTGGAGTTCGAGTACATGCGGCGGGTCGCGGCGATCGTGGCCGTCGCCGGGCCGGCCGGGGCTCCCCTGCGGGTGCTGCACCTGGGCGGGGGCGGGCTGACCCTCCCACGGTACGTCGCCGCCACCCGGCCCGGCTCCACCCAGCGGGTCGTCGAGCGCGACGGGACGCTGCTGGAGGCGGTGCGGCGGATCCTGCCGCTGGCCGCCGAGGTGGAGTTCCGGGTGGCCGACGCGCGCGAGGTGGTGGAGAGCAGCGCCGACGGCTGGTACGACCTGGTGGTCGCCGACGTGTACCGGGGCGCGCAGATGCCGGCCAGCGTCGCGAGCCTGGAGTTCGCCCGGCAGGTGGCCCGGGTGCTACGGCCCGGCGGGCTCTACGCCGTCAACGTCACCGACCTGCCGCCGCTGCTGTTCTCCCGGCGGCAGGCGGCGACGCTGCGGGCGGCGTTCGCCGACGTGTGCGTGGTGGGCGAGCCGGGGATGCTGCGCGGCCGGCGGTTCGGGAACGTGGTGTTCGCGGCGTCCACGGCGCCGGGCGGGGTGCCGGTGGGCCGGTTGGCGGCGCGGGTGGTCCGGGACCGCCCGCCCGGCCGGGTCGTGCACGGAGATCCATTGGACACGTTCGTCTCCGG
- the gcvP gene encoding aminomethyl-transferring glycine dehydrogenase: MASQRASLTDLSRGVPFSRRHIGPSAADSQRMLDLVGYGSTEELLDAAIPDAIRTTQGLSLPAAATEPEVIAELRAIAARNRPMAQMIGLGYYGTHTPPVVLRNVLESPAWYTAYTPYQPEISQGRLEALLNFQTVISDLTGLPTAGASLLDEATAAAEAMTLTRRASKVKSDRFVVDADALPQTIAVIETRAEPLGIEVLVADLSAGLPEGEFFGVLVQYPGASGVVRDHEALIVDAHARGALVAVAADLLGLCLLRAPGEIGADIAVGCAQRFGVPMGFGGPHAGYMSVRAGLERNMPGRLVGVSKDVDGNPAYRLALQTREQHIRREKATSNICTAQVLLAVMASMYAVYHGPDGLRQIAERAHRMATVLAAGLREGGVEVVHGAFFDTVTARVPGRAAEVVAHAAEAGVNLRLVDADLVGISCDETTVDGDLLSVWRAFGLSSVSVSDLDAATPDALPEGLLRSGEFLTHPVFHAHRSETAMLRYLRSLSDKDYALDRGMIPLGSCTMKLNATTEMEAVTWPEFADIHPFAPSEQAAGYESLVSDLEGWLAEVTGYDAVSVQPNAGSQGELAGLLAIRAYHRDNGQAHRDVCLIPSSAHGTNAASAVMAGMRVVVVACDDEGNVDLVDLDAKVEKHRDNLSAIMVTYPSTHGVYEAGITQLCAKVHDAGGQVYVDGANLNALLGWAKPGQFGADVSHLNLHKTFCIPHGGGGPGVGPVGVRAHLAKYLPGHPLHNESPVGPVSAAPHGSAGILPISWAYLRLMGPDGLTRATASAVLAANYVAARLRNHYPVLYAGNKGLVAHECILDLRGITKDSGVTVDDVAKRLVDYGFHAPTMSFPVAGTLMVEPTESEDLGELDRFCDAMIAIKGEIDQVQAGVWPAEDNPLHNAPHTAAAVTADGWAHPYSRQLAAYPGGVSAVKYWPPVRRIDQAFGDRNLVCSCPPPEAFEE, encoded by the coding sequence ATGGCCAGTCAGCGCGCCAGTCTCACCGACCTCTCCCGCGGTGTGCCGTTCTCCCGCCGCCACATCGGCCCGTCTGCGGCCGACTCGCAGAGGATGCTCGACCTCGTCGGCTACGGCTCGACCGAGGAGCTCCTCGACGCCGCGATCCCCGACGCGATCCGCACCACCCAGGGCCTGAGCCTGCCGGCCGCGGCCACCGAGCCGGAGGTCATCGCGGAGCTGCGCGCCATCGCGGCGCGTAACCGGCCGATGGCGCAGATGATCGGCCTGGGCTACTACGGGACGCACACCCCGCCGGTGGTGTTGCGCAACGTGCTGGAGTCCCCGGCGTGGTACACGGCGTACACGCCGTACCAGCCGGAGATCTCGCAGGGCCGCCTCGAGGCGCTGCTGAACTTCCAGACCGTCATCTCCGACCTGACCGGGCTGCCGACGGCCGGTGCGTCGCTGCTCGACGAGGCGACGGCCGCCGCCGAGGCGATGACGCTGACCCGCCGGGCGAGCAAGGTCAAGAGTGACCGGTTCGTGGTGGACGCCGACGCGTTGCCGCAGACCATCGCCGTGATCGAGACCCGGGCGGAACCGCTGGGCATCGAGGTCCTCGTCGCCGACCTGTCCGCCGGCCTGCCGGAGGGCGAGTTCTTCGGCGTCCTGGTGCAGTACCCGGGGGCGTCGGGCGTGGTCCGCGACCACGAGGCGCTGATCGTCGACGCGCACGCGCGCGGTGCCCTGGTCGCGGTGGCCGCCGACCTGCTGGGGCTGTGTCTGCTGCGCGCGCCGGGTGAGATCGGCGCGGATATCGCGGTGGGTTGCGCGCAGCGGTTCGGGGTGCCGATGGGCTTCGGTGGTCCGCACGCCGGGTACATGTCGGTGCGCGCCGGGTTGGAGCGCAACATGCCGGGCCGGTTGGTGGGTGTGTCGAAGGACGTGGACGGCAATCCGGCGTACCGGTTGGCGTTGCAGACGCGTGAGCAGCACATCCGGCGGGAGAAGGCGACGAGCAACATCTGCACGGCGCAGGTGCTGTTGGCGGTGATGGCGTCGATGTACGCGGTGTATCACGGCCCGGACGGGTTGCGGCAGATCGCGGAGCGCGCGCACCGGATGGCCACTGTGCTGGCGGCGGGGCTGCGTGAGGGTGGTGTCGAGGTGGTGCACGGGGCGTTCTTCGACACGGTGACGGCGCGGGTGCCGGGCCGGGCGGCCGAGGTGGTGGCGCACGCGGCGGAGGCGGGGGTGAACCTTCGGCTGGTGGACGCTGACCTGGTGGGGATCTCGTGTGACGAGACGACGGTGGACGGCGATCTGCTGAGTGTGTGGCGGGCGTTCGGGCTGTCGTCGGTGTCTGTGTCGGATCTGGACGCGGCGACGCCGGACGCGTTGCCGGAGGGGCTGCTGCGGTCCGGTGAGTTCCTGACGCATCCGGTGTTTCACGCGCACCGGTCGGAGACGGCGATGCTGCGGTATCTGCGGTCGTTGTCGGACAAGGACTATGCCCTGGACCGGGGCATGATCCCGTTGGGTTCGTGCACGATGAAGTTGAACGCCACCACGGAGATGGAGGCGGTGACGTGGCCGGAGTTCGCGGACATTCACCCGTTCGCCCCGTCAGAGCAGGCGGCTGGGTACGAGTCGCTGGTTTCTGATCTTGAGGGTTGGTTGGCGGAGGTCACCGGGTATGACGCGGTGAGTGTGCAGCCGAACGCGGGTTCGCAGGGCGAGTTGGCGGGTCTGTTGGCGATCCGGGCGTATCACCGCGACAACGGGCAGGCGCACCGGGATGTGTGTCTGATCCCGTCGAGCGCGCACGGCACGAACGCGGCGTCGGCGGTGATGGCCGGTATGCGCGTGGTGGTGGTGGCGTGTGACGACGAGGGCAACGTTGATCTTGTGGACCTTGACGCGAAAGTGGAGAAGCACCGCGACAACCTGTCGGCGATCATGGTGACGTATCCGTCGACGCACGGGGTGTATGAGGCGGGGATCACGCAGTTGTGCGCGAAGGTGCACGACGCGGGTGGTCAGGTGTACGTGGACGGGGCGAACCTCAACGCGTTGCTGGGGTGGGCGAAGCCGGGTCAGTTCGGGGCGGATGTGTCGCACCTGAACCTGCACAAGACGTTCTGCATCCCGCACGGTGGTGGCGGTCCGGGTGTGGGTCCGGTGGGGGTGCGCGCGCACCTGGCGAAGTACCTGCCGGGGCATCCGTTGCACAATGAGTCGCCTGTGGGTCCGGTGTCGGCGGCGCCGCACGGTTCGGCGGGGATCCTGCCGATCTCGTGGGCGTATCTGCGGCTGATGGGTCCGGACGGTCTGACCCGGGCGACGGCGTCGGCTGTCCTGGCGGCGAACTATGTGGCGGCGCGGCTGCGCAACCACTACCCGGTGTTGTACGCGGGCAACAAGGGCCTGGTGGCGCACGAGTGCATCCTCGACCTGCGGGGGATCACGAAGGACTCGGGTGTGACGGTCGATGACGTGGCCAAGCGTCTGGTGGATTACGGGTTCCACGCGCCGACGATGTCGTTCCCGGTGGCCGGCACGTTGATGGTGGAGCCGACGGAGTCGGAGGACCTGGGTGAGTTGGACCGGTTCTGTGACGCGATGATCGCGATCAAGGGTGAGATCGACCAGGTGCAGGCGGGGGTGTGGCCGGCGGAGGACAATCCGTTGCACAACGCTCCGCACACGGCGGCGGCGGTGACGGCCGATGGTTGGGCGCATCCGTACTCGCGGCAGTTGGCGGCGTATCCGGGTGGGGTCAGTGCTGTGAAGTACTGGCCGCCGGTGCGGCGGATCGATCAGGCGTTCGGGGACCGTAACCTGGTGTGTTCGTGCCCGCCGCCGGAGGCGTTCGAGGAGTAG
- a CDS encoding chorismate-binding protein, with the protein MTIRLSLTAPPVTPRNCQGTVRVRDRLEWRVGDPGDPAALAEEFLTLHRMPVADLSLLPGGSCPGGPDGSLCGAAVLLSGAGGAAAIGAPTGAPSPSPAVPDLVVVVYEHCPPAAPAVSGGWRLGAWAPSWSTRQHAEAVASVRAAIGRGDVYQVNVVGHWSASYTGDPSAALERVAAIEGAVYGGVVSGDGWAVACASPETLVSVAAGRVQSRPIKGTRPATEQGRRELLASAKERAEHIMIVDLVRNDLALVARTGSVRVEELFALRRWVGLWQAESVVAADLSGGVGLAGVLRAVAPGGSVTGAPKRAALAEVARLERVGRGPSMGAVGWVSAFGVDLGLTIRTVAADGDRVHVWAGGGITWGSEPAAEVAEAAAKAGPLFGALRG; encoded by the coding sequence ATGACCATTCGGTTGAGTCTGACGGCTCCTCCGGTCACTCCGCGTAATTGTCAAGGGACTGTGAGGGTTCGGGATCGGCTGGAATGGCGGGTAGGGGACCCTGGTGATCCGGCCGCGTTGGCTGAGGAATTCCTCACCCTCCACCGTATGCCGGTCGCCGACCTGTCGTTACTTCCAGGAGGCTCTTGTCCGGGCGGACCGGACGGGTCGCTGTGCGGGGCGGCGGTGCTGTTGTCGGGGGCCGGCGGGGCGGCGGCGATCGGCGCGCCGACGGGCGCGCCCTCCCCGTCGCCGGCGGTGCCGGATCTGGTGGTCGTCGTGTACGAGCACTGTCCACCGGCGGCCCCCGCGGTGTCGGGTGGGTGGCGGTTGGGGGCGTGGGCCCCGTCGTGGAGTACCCGCCAGCACGCTGAGGCGGTCGCCAGCGTCCGTGCGGCCATCGGCCGGGGTGACGTGTACCAGGTGAACGTGGTGGGGCACTGGTCGGCCTCGTACACCGGTGACCCGTCGGCGGCCCTGGAACGGGTCGCGGCGATCGAGGGCGCCGTGTACGGGGGCGTGGTGTCCGGGGACGGGTGGGCGGTGGCGTGCGCGTCGCCGGAGACCCTGGTGTCGGTGGCGGCCGGGCGGGTGCAATCCCGGCCGATTAAGGGCACCCGGCCGGCGACGGAGCAGGGCCGGCGGGAGTTGTTGGCGTCGGCGAAGGAACGCGCCGAGCACATCATGATCGTCGACCTGGTCCGCAATGACCTGGCCCTCGTGGCGCGCACGGGTTCGGTGCGGGTGGAGGAGCTGTTCGCGTTGCGCCGCTGGGTGGGGCTGTGGCAGGCGGAGTCGGTGGTGGCCGCGGACCTGTCGGGCGGCGTGGGGCTGGCCGGGGTGTTGCGGGCCGTGGCGCCGGGGGGTTCGGTGACCGGTGCCCCGAAGCGGGCGGCTCTGGCGGAGGTGGCGCGTCTGGAGCGGGTGGGTCGGGGGCCGTCGATGGGTGCGGTGGGGTGGGTGTCGGCGTTCGGGGTGGATCTGGGGTTGACGATCCGGACGGTGGCCGCCGACGGCGACCGGGTGCACGTGTGGGCGGGGGGCGGGATCACGTGGGGTAGTGAGCCGGCCGCGGAGGTGGCCGAGGCGGCGGCGAAGGCCGGTCCGCTGTTCGGCGCCCTGCGGGGATAG
- a CDS encoding SDR family NAD(P)-dependent oxidoreductase, whose protein sequence is MGIDPERLSAALRVLAEAEQLEAEHPDAVALRRATAGLFKAVKQRRRADRRAAVMAADLAVTEATATGAPDRIDDETQGILLESPTIGQSAGTLIRARACYTCKTRYTEVDAFYHQLCPPCAARNRSRRDASVDLTGRRALLTGGRAKIGMYIALRLLRDGAHTTITTRFPNDAIRRFSAMPDSADWLHRLKIVGIDLRDPGQVVALAESVAAAGPLDILINNAAQTVRRSPGAYAPLVEAESAPLPAGELPEVQTFGHLPRGRAELTGTVEHHSFTPAMLTELALTAGSTSPARMANATAIDAGGLRPDLHDVNSWTQKVDQVDPVELLEVQLCNQTAPFILVSMLRPAMAAAEARRKYVVNVSAMEGQFSRAYKGPGHPHTNMAKAALNMLTRTSAEEMLTDGILMTAVDTGWITDERPHPTKMRLHEEGFKAPLDLVDGAARVYDPIVRGENGEDLYGCFLKDFEPAAW, encoded by the coding sequence ATGGGAATCGATCCGGAGCGGCTGTCGGCCGCCCTGCGGGTGCTCGCCGAGGCCGAACAGCTCGAGGCGGAGCACCCGGACGCCGTCGCGCTGCGCCGCGCCACGGCGGGGCTGTTCAAGGCCGTCAAGCAGCGCCGGCGCGCCGACCGCCGGGCCGCCGTCATGGCCGCCGACCTGGCCGTCACCGAGGCGACCGCCACCGGCGCGCCCGACCGGATCGACGACGAGACCCAGGGCATCCTGCTGGAGTCGCCCACGATCGGCCAGTCCGCCGGCACCCTGATCCGGGCCCGGGCCTGCTACACGTGCAAGACCCGCTACACCGAGGTCGACGCCTTCTACCACCAGCTGTGCCCGCCGTGCGCGGCCCGCAACCGGTCCCGCCGCGACGCCAGCGTCGACCTGACCGGCCGGCGCGCGCTGCTCACCGGCGGCCGGGCCAAGATCGGGATGTACATCGCGCTGCGGCTGCTCCGCGACGGCGCGCACACCACGATCACGACCCGGTTCCCCAACGACGCGATCCGCCGTTTCTCCGCGATGCCCGACTCTGCGGACTGGCTGCACCGGCTCAAGATCGTCGGGATCGACCTGCGCGACCCGGGCCAGGTCGTGGCCCTCGCCGAGTCGGTGGCCGCCGCCGGCCCGCTCGACATCCTGATCAACAACGCGGCGCAGACGGTCCGCCGCTCCCCGGGGGCGTACGCGCCCCTCGTCGAGGCCGAGTCCGCCCCCCTGCCGGCCGGCGAGCTGCCGGAGGTGCAGACGTTCGGTCACCTGCCGCGCGGCCGGGCCGAGCTGACCGGGACGGTGGAGCACCACTCGTTCACCCCGGCGATGCTCACCGAGCTGGCCCTGACCGCCGGGTCGACGTCGCCGGCCCGGATGGCCAACGCGACCGCCATCGACGCCGGGGGCCTGCGCCCCGACCTGCACGACGTGAACAGCTGGACCCAGAAGGTCGACCAGGTCGACCCGGTCGAGCTGCTCGAGGTGCAACTCTGCAACCAGACAGCCCCGTTCATCCTGGTCAGCATGCTGCGCCCGGCGATGGCGGCCGCCGAGGCCCGGCGCAAGTACGTCGTGAACGTCTCGGCGATGGAGGGCCAGTTCAGCCGGGCGTACAAGGGCCCGGGGCACCCGCACACCAACATGGCCAAGGCGGCGCTGAACATGCTGACCCGCACCAGCGCGGAGGAGATGCTGACCGACGGGATCCTGATGACGGCCGTGGACACCGGCTGGATCACCGACGAGCGTCCGCACCCGACGAAGATGCGGCTGCACGAGGAGGGCTTCAAGGCCCCGCTGGACCTCGTCGACGGCGCGGCCCGGGTGTACGACCCGATCGTGCGCGGCGAGAACGGCGAGGACCTCTACGGCTGCTTCCTGAAGGACTTCGAACCGGCCGCCTGGTAG
- a CDS encoding DUF5999 family protein, which produces MCPHQPACPTADAVDREAARITHHHPEQGWSLLCNGVIIFEDTGELLPDGQTIAPHRGPALHLTAA; this is translated from the coding sequence ATGTGCCCCCACCAGCCAGCCTGCCCCACCGCCGACGCGGTCGACCGCGAAGCCGCCAGGATCACCCACCACCACCCCGAACAGGGCTGGAGCCTCCTGTGCAACGGCGTGATCATATTCGAGGACACGGGCGAACTCCTGCCAGACGGCCAGACCATCGCCCCCCACCGCGGACCGGCCCTGCACCTCACCGCCGCCTGA
- a CDS encoding esterase-like activity of phytase family protein: MRTPGRFALAVSVAALTIGLSASTAGATPTFGQATLTGFAVLPARTFVPGSEPAGAALGTAPVNGVALPFADQPVQGFSGVLRNSDGTFDVISDNGFGNKANSGDFLLRIHRLAPDFASGKVDVVGGITLTDPDARIPFALTRPDRVLTGSDFDIESITRTPDGSYWIGDEFGPYLLHVDRAGRVLQAPIPLPGVKAPESHELEVGEKPNLGSSKGFEGMVKSVDGKYLYPLLEGTVAGDAPGALRFNEFELRSGAYTGKRWTYQLESPSNSIGDAIAVDPDRFLVVERDNLQGAAAAFKKIFLVDRRDRDKDGKMDKTVVADLLSLANPQHLAGAGDTFTFPHQCVEDLVILDDRTLGVLNDNNLPFSAGRVPGQADPNEFITIRLSERLHAYEQAKS, from the coding sequence ATGAGAACTCCAGGACGGTTCGCGCTCGCTGTGAGCGTCGCCGCGTTGACGATCGGGCTGTCGGCCTCCACCGCCGGGGCCACCCCCACCTTCGGTCAGGCCACGCTGACGGGCTTCGCCGTGCTGCCGGCGCGCACGTTCGTGCCGGGGAGCGAGCCGGCGGGCGCCGCGCTGGGCACCGCCCCGGTGAACGGGGTGGCGTTGCCGTTCGCCGACCAGCCGGTGCAGGGTTTCAGCGGGGTGCTGCGCAACTCCGACGGCACGTTCGACGTGATCTCCGACAACGGGTTCGGCAACAAGGCCAACTCGGGGGATTTCCTGCTGCGCATCCACCGCCTCGCGCCGGACTTCGCGTCGGGGAAGGTGGACGTGGTCGGCGGGATCACGCTGACGGACCCGGACGCGAGGATCCCGTTCGCGTTGACCCGGCCGGACCGGGTGCTGACGGGTTCTGACTTCGACATCGAGTCGATCACGCGCACGCCGGACGGTTCGTACTGGATCGGTGACGAGTTCGGCCCGTACCTGCTGCACGTGGACCGGGCGGGTCGGGTGCTGCAGGCGCCGATCCCGTTGCCGGGGGTCAAGGCCCCGGAGAGCCACGAGCTCGAGGTGGGGGAGAAGCCGAACCTGGGCAGCTCCAAGGGCTTCGAGGGCATGGTCAAGAGCGTGGACGGGAAGTACCTGTACCCGCTGCTGGAGGGCACCGTGGCCGGGGACGCGCCGGGTGCGCTGCGGTTCAACGAGTTCGAGCTGAGGTCGGGCGCGTACACGGGAAAGCGGTGGACGTACCAGTTGGAGTCGCCGTCGAACTCGATCGGCGACGCGATCGCCGTGGACCCCGACCGGTTCCTGGTCGTGGAGCGCGACAACCTGCAGGGCGCGGCGGCGGCGTTCAAGAAGATCTTCCTCGTGGACCGGCGTGACCGGGACAAGGACGGCAAGATGGACAAGACGGTGGTCGCGGACCTGCTGAGCCTGGCGAACCCGCAGCACCTGGCGGGGGCGGGGGACACGTTCACGTTCCCGCACCAGTGCGTGGAGGACCTGGTGATCCTCGACGACCGCACGCTGGGGGTCCTCAACGACAACAACCTGCCGTTCTCGGCGGGCCGGGTGCCGGGGCAGGCCGACCCGAACGAGTTCATCACGATCAGGCTCAGCGAGCGGCTGCACGCCTACGAGCAGGCGAAGAGCTAG
- a CDS encoding AraC family transcriptional regulator: protein MTVSWPQRRATAGIRHMLAVAAEDGVPAERCLAGTGLPADLPAEATGDQELTVARNLIAALGDPPGLGLRVGGNHRLPEFGIWGFALLTSPTLRDAAVVGLRHLGLTFSFARIRLVEGPEEVAMVIDDSDVPADVRAFLLERELVAIHAIIDTLVGEPLQPLRLELSVPRPPHGDLYELAAGCPVTFGAPENVIVADALLLDRPLPHADPHTWEVCERECRELLVRRAEGTLAVAVRDRLLAGVGTVPAMPTVAAELHVTARTLHRRLAAEGTSYRRLLDEVRHGLAVELLGTTGLSVEQVAARLGYTEASSFIHAFRRWTGTTPRAHKPL from the coding sequence GTGACAGTCTCCTGGCCGCAGCGCCGTGCCACCGCCGGTATCCGGCACATGCTCGCGGTGGCCGCTGAGGACGGCGTTCCGGCGGAGAGGTGCCTCGCCGGCACGGGCCTGCCCGCCGACCTGCCGGCGGAGGCGACCGGGGACCAGGAGCTCACGGTGGCCCGCAACCTGATCGCGGCCCTGGGCGACCCGCCGGGGCTGGGTCTGCGGGTGGGTGGCAACCACCGGCTGCCGGAGTTCGGCATCTGGGGGTTCGCGCTGCTGACCAGCCCGACGTTGCGGGACGCGGCCGTGGTGGGCCTGCGGCACCTGGGGTTGACGTTCTCCTTCGCCCGGATCCGGCTGGTGGAGGGGCCCGAGGAGGTGGCGATGGTCATCGACGACTCGGACGTGCCGGCCGACGTGCGGGCCTTCCTGTTGGAACGCGAACTCGTCGCGATCCACGCCATCATCGACACCCTGGTCGGCGAGCCGCTGCAACCGTTGCGCCTGGAACTGTCCGTGCCCCGCCCGCCGCACGGCGACCTGTACGAGTTGGCGGCCGGCTGCCCGGTCACGTTCGGGGCGCCGGAGAACGTGATCGTCGCCGACGCGCTGCTGCTGGACCGGCCGTTGCCGCACGCCGACCCGCACACGTGGGAGGTGTGCGAGCGGGAGTGCCGTGAGTTGCTGGTCCGCCGGGCGGAGGGCACCCTGGCCGTCGCGGTCCGCGACCGGCTGCTGGCGGGGGTGGGCACGGTGCCGGCGATGCCGACGGTGGCCGCGGAGCTGCACGTCACGGCGCGGACCCTGCACCGGCGGCTGGCGGCGGAGGGCACGTCCTACCGGCGGCTGCTCGACGAGGTCCGCCACGGGCTGGCGGTGGAGCTGTTGGGCACGACGGGGCTGAGCGTGGAGCAGGTGGCGGCGCGGCTGGGCTACACGGAGGCGTCGAGTTTCATCCACGCGTTCCGCCGCTGGACGGGCACGACCCCCAGAGCCCACAAACCTTTGTAG
- a CDS encoding DUF6230 family protein: MAHDRRRLTTAAAAALGGLIVLAPLIDLGVVPVAFAATGDNYRMSVDDLTGENFAMYATSDTGAVAVLDNATAARVCQSRRVGPVVWRATAGTPGHRVRITNLVLDAQQLDGADLTMTGAETSGLRPVEPNRGLFGMSAAAVRVSHYAQTGTATNTGWMSMPGTDVRMGVDVAEC; encoded by the coding sequence ATGGCCCACGACAGAAGACGTCTCACCACCGCGGCCGCCGCGGCACTCGGCGGCCTGATCGTGCTCGCCCCCCTCATCGACCTGGGCGTCGTCCCGGTCGCGTTCGCCGCCACCGGCGACAACTACCGGATGAGCGTCGACGACCTCACCGGCGAGAACTTCGCGATGTACGCCACCAGCGACACCGGCGCCGTGGCCGTCCTGGACAACGCCACCGCCGCCCGGGTCTGCCAGTCCCGGCGGGTCGGGCCCGTGGTGTGGCGCGCGACCGCCGGCACGCCCGGCCACCGGGTCCGGATCACCAACCTCGTCCTCGACGCGCAACAGCTCGACGGGGCCGATCTGACCATGACCGGGGCCGAGACGTCCGGGCTGCGGCCCGTCGAACCCAACCGGGGGCTGTTCGGGATGTCGGCGGCCGCGGTGCGGGTCAGCCACTACGCGCAGACCGGCACCGCGACGAACACCGGGTGGATGAGCATGCCCGGGACCGACGTCCGGATGGGCGTCGACGTGGCGGAATGCTGA